From the genome of Gemmatimonas phototrophica, one region includes:
- a CDS encoding DUF547 domain-containing protein, producing MTSSILRSAWFRLALFVLVLLGAWFTARSTGVLAQLQIERLPGLVREVRQFAWAAPAFVATYAIASSVGLPATPLTLMGGAVFGPWFGSLFNWIGATLGATGAYLLARALGREAVRSLLGARAAALDSFAGEQAFGALLRLRLLPIIPFNGINFGAGLAGVRPGSYVLATALGIIPGTMVYTYFADALLAGVDGAREAALLRVAVAGGLLVALSFLPALAKRVGWLSAAALLGVASPLPDTLQAQGGAPAPGEVVDHVPFDRMLQAWVTDGMVDYDAFARSPEFTRYLASLAAAHPERMARADQLAFWINTYNAYTIALINSRKERRSIRDINKRFGVTFKSPWAEPIVKAGGRTLTLDDVEHNIIRPTYRDPRIHVALVCAAKGCPPLRTEAYVGSRIDAQLDEQARRFLAQTTKNRVDVPARTVYGSPIFTWYRDDFGGTLAGVGAFWARYLPEGTARDLLRSGAFTWVDTKYDWTLNLRAAR from the coding sequence ATGACCAGTTCCATCCTGCGCAGCGCCTGGTTTCGTCTGGCGCTCTTCGTGCTGGTTCTGTTGGGTGCCTGGTTCACGGCCCGCTCAACGGGTGTATTGGCCCAACTGCAGATCGAACGGCTCCCCGGGCTCGTGCGCGAGGTGCGGCAGTTCGCGTGGGCGGCGCCTGCCTTCGTGGCCACGTACGCGATTGCCTCAAGTGTGGGCTTGCCGGCAACACCGTTGACGCTGATGGGCGGCGCGGTGTTCGGGCCGTGGTTCGGCTCGTTGTTCAACTGGATAGGCGCGACGCTCGGGGCAACGGGTGCCTATCTGCTCGCCCGCGCTCTTGGACGCGAGGCGGTGCGGTCGTTGCTGGGCGCGCGCGCGGCGGCACTCGACAGCTTTGCGGGAGAACAGGCGTTTGGCGCCCTGCTCCGCCTGCGGCTCCTGCCAATCATTCCATTCAACGGCATCAATTTCGGGGCCGGACTGGCCGGGGTGCGCCCCGGTTCTTACGTGCTGGCGACGGCTCTTGGCATCATTCCCGGTACCATGGTCTATACCTATTTTGCCGACGCGCTGCTGGCCGGAGTTGACGGCGCACGCGAAGCGGCGCTGCTGCGTGTCGCCGTTGCCGGCGGGCTGCTGGTCGCACTCTCCTTCCTGCCGGCGCTTGCCAAACGCGTCGGGTGGTTATCCGCGGCCGCGCTCCTTGGCGTTGCGTCGCCCTTACCTGATACGCTGCAGGCACAGGGCGGAGCGCCGGCGCCCGGGGAGGTGGTGGATCATGTCCCCTTCGACCGCATGCTGCAGGCCTGGGTAACCGACGGCATGGTGGACTATGATGCCTTTGCGCGATCGCCCGAGTTCACACGGTATCTCGCGTCGCTCGCCGCCGCACACCCTGAACGCATGGCGCGCGCCGATCAACTCGCCTTCTGGATCAATACCTACAACGCCTACACGATTGCGCTGATCAACAGTCGCAAGGAACGACGTTCCATTCGCGACATCAACAAGCGCTTCGGGGTGACGTTCAAGAGTCCCTGGGCGGAACCCATTGTAAAAGCCGGTGGTCGCACCCTGACGCTGGACGACGTGGAGCACAACATCATCCGCCCCACGTATCGTGATCCACGCATTCACGTGGCCCTCGTGTGTGCCGCCAAGGGGTGTCCGCCGCTGCGCACGGAAGCATATGTCGGCAGTCGAATTGACGCGCAGCTTGATGAGCAGGCGCGCCGCTTTCTTGCGCAGACGACGAAGAACCGGGTGGATGTGCCGGCGCGCACCGTGTACGGCTCGCCCATCTTCACCTGGTACCGTGACGACTTTGGCGGTACGCTTGCCGGTGTGGGGGCCTTCTGGGCGCGCTACCTACCCGAAGGCACCGCGCGCGATCTGTTGCGCAGCGGTGCCTTTACCTGGGTCGATACGAAGTACGACTGGACATTGAATCTTCGCGCGGCCAGGTAG
- a CDS encoding protein-disulfide reductase DsbD family protein, which produces MSSRLAAFLLSLAVLFGTVRVEAQGRDATEDLSPNSDIALVAERSGLQPGSSTTVAFRITMEPGWHTYWTNPGDAGLPLHASWTLPSGVTVSALRYPVPHVLPQPPFMSYGYEREVLVLADLTVASSVPVGTTLNIAADVDFLVCADVCLPASGHVALTAPAAARTMPSTWASAIADTRARLTTPSTGWDTRIWRDGSRLVLVARVPDAARGTLRAAYLVPDSTGVLEHAAEQRVVLVGDTLILAMTVDKSLSDTASRVTGVLVHDVATSAVGTQLDARVLSAPPAGAATVLARLDGPTAVGTGGAVADAATRATTGTSAVAESEGLAEGARIGMWLAIGLAFVGGLLLNLMPCVFPVLSIKILSFVERGGDDGNGNAGRQHAMVFTAGVLTTFWVLAGSLYALRAGGAQLGWGFHLQSPAVVTVLALVVFALALNMSGVFTMGMSLTRLGAVGGGERYVDSFLTGLLAVVVATPCTAPFMGAALGYALTQHAAIGLAVFTSLGLGLAAPYMVLASNPSLLRRLPRPGPWLETFKQLLAFPLYATVVWLLWVLGRQAGTDQLSLALLVGVVVSFAGWMAGRAQLAGHARRSVVSLAFAGLAIAGGGFAVASQPVVAPVAAPTPVGWEPWSAARVAEARAAGRAVFVDFTAAWCLSCQVNERVVLHTDAVQQAFANGKVVLLRADWTSRNAEITRLLATFGRSGVPLYVMYPSAANSQAEVLSAVLTPGQVMDAVTRATAAGASASD; this is translated from the coding sequence ATGTCCTCACGCCTTGCCGCGTTCCTCCTCTCACTGGCCGTCCTGTTTGGGACAGTGCGGGTCGAGGCGCAAGGTCGAGACGCCACTGAGGACCTGTCGCCGAACAGTGACATTGCGTTGGTGGCCGAACGGAGCGGGCTCCAGCCGGGCTCGAGCACAACCGTCGCGTTCCGGATCACGATGGAGCCCGGCTGGCATACCTACTGGACCAACCCGGGCGACGCCGGGCTGCCGCTCCATGCGAGTTGGACGCTGCCGTCCGGTGTCACGGTGTCGGCGTTGCGCTATCCCGTTCCGCACGTGTTGCCGCAACCGCCGTTCATGAGTTACGGCTACGAGCGCGAGGTGCTGGTGCTGGCCGACCTGACGGTGGCGTCGTCGGTGCCCGTTGGCACCACGCTGAACATCGCCGCCGACGTGGATTTTCTGGTCTGTGCTGACGTGTGTTTGCCGGCCAGTGGGCACGTCGCCCTGACCGCTCCAGCCGCTGCGCGCACGATGCCCTCCACCTGGGCATCGGCTATTGCGGATACGCGCGCCCGTCTGACCACCCCATCTACTGGATGGGACACGCGCATCTGGCGCGACGGCTCGCGGTTGGTGTTGGTGGCGCGAGTGCCCGACGCCGCACGTGGCACACTGCGCGCTGCCTATCTGGTGCCCGATTCCACCGGCGTACTGGAACACGCCGCGGAACAGCGCGTGGTGCTGGTGGGCGACACGCTGATTCTGGCGATGACCGTTGACAAGTCATTGTCCGACACGGCGTCACGGGTGACCGGTGTGCTGGTCCACGACGTGGCCACCTCCGCGGTGGGGACACAGTTGGATGCCCGCGTGCTCTCGGCGCCTCCCGCTGGCGCTGCCACGGTGCTGGCTCGTCTGGACGGCCCCACAGCGGTGGGCACGGGCGGCGCGGTGGCCGATGCTGCCACCCGTGCGACGACGGGCACGAGTGCGGTTGCGGAGTCCGAGGGTTTGGCCGAAGGGGCACGCATTGGTATGTGGCTGGCCATCGGACTCGCGTTTGTTGGCGGGCTGCTGCTCAATTTGATGCCGTGTGTCTTCCCGGTCCTGTCGATAAAGATCCTGTCGTTCGTTGAGCGTGGCGGAGACGACGGGAACGGCAATGCCGGTCGGCAGCACGCGATGGTCTTTACCGCAGGTGTACTGACCACCTTCTGGGTGTTGGCCGGGTCGCTGTATGCCCTCCGGGCTGGCGGGGCACAGTTGGGGTGGGGGTTCCATTTGCAGTCACCGGCGGTGGTGACCGTGCTTGCGCTGGTCGTGTTTGCGCTGGCCCTCAACATGAGTGGTGTCTTCACCATGGGCATGAGCCTCACGCGTTTGGGCGCTGTGGGCGGCGGTGAGCGCTACGTTGACTCGTTCCTCACCGGACTGCTGGCGGTGGTAGTGGCCACGCCCTGCACGGCGCCGTTCATGGGCGCCGCGCTTGGTTACGCGCTCACGCAGCACGCGGCAATTGGTCTTGCCGTGTTTACCTCACTGGGGCTGGGGCTCGCCGCTCCGTACATGGTGCTGGCCAGCAATCCATCGCTCCTGCGCCGGCTCCCGCGCCCGGGTCCGTGGCTCGAAACATTCAAGCAGCTGTTGGCCTTCCCGTTGTATGCGACCGTGGTGTGGCTGCTGTGGGTGCTCGGGCGACAGGCGGGTACCGACCAGCTGTCGCTGGCCCTGCTGGTTGGCGTAGTGGTGTCGTTTGCCGGATGGATGGCTGGGCGCGCTCAGTTGGCCGGTCACGCGCGCCGCAGCGTGGTGTCCTTGGCGTTTGCAGGGCTGGCCATTGCGGGCGGTGGCTTTGCGGTGGCTTCGCAACCGGTGGTCGCCCCGGTGGCGGCCCCCACGCCCGTTGGGTGGGAGCCGTGGTCGGCGGCGCGGGTCGCGGAGGCACGGGCAGCCGGGCGCGCCGTGTTCGTGGACTTCACGGCCGCCTGGTGCCTGAGCTGTCAGGTAAACGAGCGCGTGGTACTGCATACCGACGCCGTGCAGCAGGCCTTTGCCAATGGGAAGGTCGTGTTGCTGCGTGCCGACTGGACCTCGCGCAACGCGGAAATTACCCGCCTGCTGGCGACGTTCGGGCGGAGTGGCGTGCCGTTGTATGTGATGTACCCGTCGGCGGCCAATTCCCAGGCGGAGGTGTTGTCGGCGGTCCTCACGCCGGGGCAGGTGATGGACGCGGTAACCCGGGCCACTGCGGCTGGCGCGAGCGCCAGCGACTGA
- a CDS encoding NAD(P)H-binding protein, which translates to MTTTRTAIVLGASGSVGGALLHSLLCDAAFDTVITLGRRSLPDAVTLARKEGRALREQLVAQMTPAALEAATVAALQGFEGDVVGFSVLGISAGTANITLEEHRAIDVALNAAFARGLRASGVVRHLCYMSAAGADPQAKTTGSGAAGMPRYNRVKGESEEAVRAEGPAVVSVFRPAMILGSRHTPWLLAQLLPLFSFITPARYRSITVEQIAQAMIATAKTQPTVSGTYHYAEMMDAMASEGTPPARATRSS; encoded by the coding sequence ATGACGACGACGCGCACCGCCATTGTGCTTGGCGCGTCCGGCTCAGTGGGCGGTGCGCTGCTGCATTCGCTGCTGTGCGATGCGGCGTTTGATACGGTCATCACCCTCGGCCGTCGCTCTCTCCCGGACGCAGTGACGCTGGCTCGTAAAGAGGGGCGTGCGCTGCGCGAGCAGCTGGTCGCCCAGATGACCCCCGCCGCACTCGAGGCCGCCACCGTTGCGGCGCTGCAGGGCTTTGAGGGTGACGTGGTGGGGTTCAGTGTGCTGGGTATTAGTGCCGGCACCGCGAACATCACACTTGAAGAACACCGCGCCATCGATGTTGCGCTCAACGCCGCCTTTGCGCGCGGGCTTCGCGCATCGGGCGTGGTACGGCACCTGTGCTACATGTCGGCCGCTGGTGCGGACCCGCAGGCAAAAACCACCGGTTCCGGCGCCGCCGGCATGCCGCGCTACAATCGGGTGAAGGGCGAATCGGAAGAAGCGGTTCGCGCCGAGGGCCCAGCGGTCGTGAGTGTGTTTCGTCCCGCCATGATTCTCGGCTCCAGGCATACGCCATGGCTGCTGGCGCAACTGCTCCCGCTGTTCTCGTTCATCACGCCGGCGCGCTACCGCTCGATTACGGTGGAGCAGATCGCGCAGGCCATGATCGCAACGGCGAAGACGCAGCCGACGGTAAGCGGGACGTATCACTATGCGGAGATGATGGACGCTATGGCGTCCGAAGGTACACCACCCGCCCGCGCGACACGGTCGTCATGA
- a CDS encoding DUF1269 domain-containing protein, with amino-acid sequence MPDAIARQILIASFNTPNGATSGADMLKAAAIGLGNVAIITRDGSGTVDFTESQDWGVGKSALVGAVAGLILPGVGSLTLAAGGALAAYFIDLGFPDALLKQMGEGLTTNSSMLVALVDAPHTSRASELLLQGGGVVMGSTDETDLAAAMASISRAS; translated from the coding sequence ATGCCAGACGCGATTGCCCGTCAGATACTGATCGCCAGCTTCAATACCCCCAACGGCGCCACGAGCGGTGCCGACATGCTCAAGGCCGCCGCTATCGGGTTGGGGAACGTCGCCATCATCACGCGCGATGGAAGCGGTACCGTAGACTTTACGGAGTCGCAGGACTGGGGCGTGGGCAAGAGTGCGCTCGTTGGCGCCGTGGCCGGCCTGATTTTGCCAGGGGTTGGTTCCCTGACGCTTGCCGCCGGTGGAGCGCTGGCCGCCTACTTCATCGATCTCGGCTTTCCCGATGCATTACTGAAGCAGATGGGCGAAGGGCTCACCACCAATTCGTCAATGCTGGTGGCACTCGTCGATGCTCCGCACACCTCGCGCGCCAGCGAGCTGTTGCTGCAGGGCGGTGGAGTGGTAATGGGTAGTACGGATGAGACGGATCTTGCCGCGGCCATGGCGTCGATTTCGCGTGCCTCCTGA
- a CDS encoding creatininase family protein, with protein MRTTLMALITISLLAAGANAQTTGSGGTGNAAQAAQRQANANKPRTIEGINTVWLEELTQPEFRDMIKDGYTTVLILTGGVENNDGNLQMNKHNINNKLLGEMIARKMGKTLVAPLVTLEPGNAGPNIQPGRAGPMLSQATYAALLFDMGNYLRSMGFKEIYYLGDSGGNARGMQSASDSLTKLYAESPDKVVFKHIPEYYNHTSVVQPYIQNELKIPEGIKIGASSGTSGLHEELGIDATMALVDPQSIRFAQRVKAGQAEINGIKFESLAWLQELGRKVAELRMNTTIKAIEAYRATWR; from the coding sequence ATGCGCACCACCCTGATGGCCCTGATCACCATTTCGTTGCTGGCAGCAGGCGCTAACGCCCAGACAACAGGGAGTGGTGGCACTGGCAATGCCGCGCAAGCCGCGCAGCGACAAGCCAACGCGAACAAGCCGCGCACCATTGAGGGCATCAACACAGTGTGGCTTGAGGAACTCACGCAGCCCGAGTTCCGCGACATGATCAAGGACGGCTACACCACCGTACTCATTCTTACCGGAGGCGTCGAGAACAACGACGGCAACCTCCAGATGAACAAGCACAACATCAACAACAAGCTGCTGGGCGAGATGATCGCGCGCAAAATGGGGAAGACGCTCGTGGCGCCGCTGGTCACGCTGGAACCCGGCAATGCGGGCCCAAACATTCAGCCCGGCCGTGCCGGCCCCATGCTGTCACAAGCCACGTATGCCGCGCTGTTGTTCGACATGGGTAATTACCTGCGCAGCATGGGCTTCAAGGAGATCTATTACCTGGGCGACAGCGGCGGCAATGCGCGCGGCATGCAGAGCGCGTCGGATTCACTCACGAAGCTGTACGCCGAGAGTCCCGACAAGGTGGTCTTCAAGCACATCCCGGAGTACTACAACCACACCAGCGTGGTGCAACCGTACATCCAGAACGAGCTCAAGATTCCCGAAGGGATCAAAATTGGTGCGAGCTCCGGCACCAGCGGGCTGCACGAAGAGCTGGGCATTGACGCCACCATGGCGCTCGTCGATCCGCAGTCCATCCGCTTTGCGCAGCGCGTCAAGGCCGGCCAGGCCGAAATCAACGGCATCAAGTTCGAATCACTGGCATGGCTGCAGGAGCTCGGTCGCAAGGTGGCGGAGCTGCGGATGAATACCACCATCAAGGCGATTGAGGCGTATCGGGCGACCTGGCGTTGA
- a CDS encoding peroxiredoxin family protein produces the protein MSLDPRRSPRPLWRLVLPLALAAAVATPTGTAHAQAAMLGPVDGKELAPTDIERIVVGSTAPDFALGKFGGGTVTLSSLRGAKNVVLVFYRGFWCPYCVAQLKEMRTLLTNELKKDTELLVVSVDDDAGTQKAIDRIAADGTKPDFTFLSDPDHTVIARYGILNPAGTRRGIPHPATYVIDKKGVVRWRDLQTDYKIRPTNAAVLTAVQALRAR, from the coding sequence ATGTCATTGGACCCCCGCCGTTCCCCGCGCCCGCTGTGGCGCCTGGTGCTCCCCCTCGCTCTTGCCGCCGCCGTTGCCACTCCCACCGGCACCGCCCACGCGCAGGCCGCGATGCTCGGCCCCGTGGATGGGAAGGAGTTGGCCCCCACCGACATCGAACGGATCGTAGTGGGCTCAACGGCCCCCGACTTCGCCCTCGGCAAGTTTGGCGGTGGCACGGTGACGCTGTCGTCACTGCGCGGGGCGAAGAACGTGGTGCTGGTGTTCTATCGTGGCTTCTGGTGCCCGTATTGCGTCGCGCAGCTCAAGGAGATGCGTACGTTGCTCACCAACGAACTCAAGAAGGACACGGAGCTGCTGGTCGTGTCGGTCGACGATGACGCCGGTACCCAGAAGGCCATCGACCGCATTGCGGCCGACGGCACGAAACCGGACTTTACCTTTCTTTCCGACCCCGACCATACCGTCATCGCGCGCTACGGTATCTTGAACCCGGCCGGCACACGGCGTGGCATTCCGCATCCGGCCACGTACGTGATTGACAAGAAGGGCGTCGTGCGCTGGCGCGACCTGCAGACCGATTACAAAATTCGCCCCACCAACGCGGCGGTCCTCACCGCGGTGCAGGCGCTTCGCGCCCGCTGA
- a CDS encoding protein kinase domain-containing protein: protein MNAKSVLDRLSSSLAERYALEREIGQGGMATVFLARDLRHERRVAIKVLHPELSAMLGPDRFLSEIKLTASLQHPHILPLFDSGVADGLLYYVMPFVEGETLRARLERERQLPVADAIRLAREIADALHYAHERGVVHRDIKPENVLLQSGRAVVADFGIALAVQQAGGTRMTQTGMSLGTPNYMAPEQAMGERNVDARADVYALGAMTYEMLAGEPPFSGPTAQAIVARVMTERPRSLHTIRDTVPEQLETAVNTALEKLPADRFSTAAQFASALEVALTAPHTSGARQASVPPSRTRGARVALVGAMALVVGALLGAFGMSQRSGSTARDAAPPLKFAVVPPDSVALRLICCGQLFAISPDGRWLVMQGTQQQAGSDSANAVSRYSLYLRDLTELSTRKLPDTDSATSIFFSPAGDEIGFVRGRQLYRLALSGSEAQPVAEVPEGFVAGGSWGSDNQIVVAVSSRMLQVPVSGGTPATLFTSESPDIQLGGPQRFSPEKVLLYTTGGYSHEPQIVWRSLATGKSRVVVAGATPTYLPEQRALLAVRNDGALMQYPFNLATGDTTGPGVRIASNVTRRSPIVIHGEYSASRTGTVILATRGDERLNAGAILVDLSRGAPTKRILPEFTAFGDAYVDPTGKRVLVTASTERGAPRVPYVYDIQRNVATRLSFEGAVTSIAWTRGGDSVLYSASSTEIFAMALEGARAPRSLLQLRGWSTSGARMSAWGPWIAFTGAQQGDSNRVTSIGIVHRDSSGVVRRLDPSRFTQYEPSISPDGRWITYISKENGRDDIFVSRFPVADGKYLVSPRGGTYPSWSTDSRTIFFQSGTQIMAATVAAPSTSPNAAPVIDAPRVLYSRSPWALFDITPDGKSLLFVDRVREGDPKTLVVSLNAVARP from the coding sequence ATGAACGCGAAGAGTGTGCTGGACCGGCTGTCGTCGTCGCTGGCAGAGCGCTATGCGTTGGAGCGCGAGATCGGGCAGGGGGGGATGGCCACCGTATTTCTCGCGCGCGATCTGCGGCACGAGCGTCGGGTGGCCATCAAGGTGCTCCATCCGGAGCTGTCAGCCATGCTCGGCCCCGATCGCTTCCTCAGCGAGATCAAGCTCACGGCCAGCCTGCAGCATCCGCACATTCTCCCGTTGTTTGATTCCGGGGTCGCCGACGGGCTGCTGTATTATGTCATGCCCTTCGTGGAGGGCGAGACACTGCGCGCGCGATTGGAGCGCGAGCGACAGCTCCCCGTCGCCGACGCGATACGGCTGGCCCGGGAGATTGCCGATGCCCTGCATTACGCGCACGAGCGTGGCGTGGTGCATCGCGACATCAAGCCGGAGAATGTCTTGCTGCAAAGTGGCCGCGCCGTCGTGGCCGACTTTGGTATTGCGTTGGCGGTACAGCAGGCCGGCGGCACGCGCATGACGCAGACCGGCATGTCACTGGGCACTCCGAACTACATGGCCCCCGAGCAGGCCATGGGTGAGCGCAACGTGGATGCGCGGGCCGATGTCTATGCGCTGGGCGCCATGACGTACGAGATGCTGGCCGGTGAACCGCCGTTTTCCGGACCAACGGCACAGGCCATCGTGGCGCGCGTCATGACCGAGCGCCCACGGTCATTGCACACCATTCGCGATACGGTGCCGGAGCAGCTGGAGACGGCTGTCAACACGGCGCTGGAAAAACTGCCCGCTGATCGATTCAGTACCGCCGCGCAGTTTGCCTCGGCGTTGGAAGTGGCCCTGACTGCACCGCACACATCGGGAGCGCGGCAGGCGTCGGTACCGCCATCGCGTACACGGGGGGCGCGGGTGGCGCTCGTAGGTGCCATGGCCCTGGTGGTGGGTGCATTGCTTGGTGCCTTCGGCATGTCGCAGCGCAGTGGCTCTACCGCGCGTGACGCTGCCCCGCCGCTCAAGTTTGCCGTGGTGCCGCCAGACTCGGTGGCGCTCCGGCTCATCTGCTGTGGACAGCTCTTTGCCATATCACCCGATGGGCGTTGGCTGGTCATGCAAGGCACGCAGCAACAGGCCGGCAGCGACAGCGCGAACGCCGTCAGTCGCTATTCCCTGTATCTGCGTGACCTGACGGAGTTGAGCACCCGCAAGCTTCCCGATACGGACAGCGCGACCTCGATATTTTTCTCCCCCGCGGGTGATGAGATTGGATTTGTTCGCGGCCGACAGCTGTACCGGTTAGCGCTGTCGGGCTCAGAAGCACAGCCCGTGGCCGAGGTGCCGGAAGGCTTTGTCGCGGGCGGTAGTTGGGGGAGCGATAACCAGATCGTAGTAGCCGTCAGCAGTCGCATGCTGCAGGTGCCGGTGTCGGGCGGGACCCCCGCTACGCTGTTCACCTCCGAGTCGCCTGACATACAGCTGGGCGGACCGCAGCGGTTCTCGCCCGAGAAAGTCCTGCTGTACACGACTGGTGGCTACAGCCACGAGCCGCAGATCGTGTGGCGATCGCTGGCCACAGGCAAGTCACGTGTGGTGGTCGCTGGCGCGACACCCACCTATCTGCCGGAGCAGCGTGCGCTACTGGCGGTACGGAACGATGGCGCCCTGATGCAGTATCCGTTCAATCTGGCAACGGGCGACACGACCGGCCCCGGGGTGCGCATTGCCTCCAACGTGACGCGCCGTTCGCCCATTGTGATTCACGGCGAGTACAGCGCATCACGAACCGGCACGGTTATCCTGGCCACGCGAGGCGACGAACGGCTCAACGCCGGCGCGATCCTGGTGGATCTGTCACGCGGCGCACCGACCAAACGTATTCTCCCCGAATTCACGGCATTTGGGGATGCCTATGTCGATCCGACCGGAAAGCGGGTCCTGGTTACCGCTTCCACGGAACGGGGCGCACCACGGGTCCCCTACGTCTACGACATCCAACGTAACGTCGCAACGCGTCTTTCCTTCGAAGGGGCGGTCACATCCATCGCCTGGACGCGTGGCGGTGATTCGGTGTTGTATTCCGCCAGTTCCACGGAGATCTTTGCCATGGCGCTCGAAGGCGCTCGTGCTCCGCGATCATTACTGCAATTGCGCGGATGGAGCACGTCCGGGGCGCGCATGAGTGCGTGGGGCCCGTGGATCGCCTTTACCGGGGCCCAGCAGGGCGATTCCAACCGGGTGACCTCAATTGGCATCGTCCATCGCGATTCGTCCGGCGTAGTGCGCCGCCTCGATCCGTCACGATTCACTCAGTATGAACCGTCCATCTCACCGGATGGACGGTGGATTACCTACATCTCCAAAGAGAATGGGCGCGACGATATCTTCGTGAGCCGCTTCCCTGTTGCGGACGGCAAGTATCTGGTCTCGCCACGCGGGGGGACGTACCCCAGCTGGTCCACTGACTCCCGCACGATCTTTTTTCAGTCCGGTACGCAAATCATGGCCGCGACGGTGGCGGCTCCCAGCACATCGCCCAATGCGGCGCCGGTCATTGACGCACCGCGCGTGCTCTACAGTCGGTCGCCGTGGGCGCTCTTCGATATCACACCCGACGGCAAGAGCCTGCTCTTTGTCGATCGGGTTCGCGAGGGCGATCCCAAAACGCTGGTGGTTTCGCTGAACGCGGTGGCGCGGCCGTAG
- a CDS encoding DM13 domain-containing protein has product MRLIRSIGTLALGVVAACSNAEPPMAPNATPVAPDGSLPNGTGVTASFTRTGYNVTGTATLVIDKGVAQLDFSPDFTIASTPGPFVYLNTDANPNRGQPLRVAALRARTGAQRYTFQVPAGVRYTHVIIWCDPFNVGMAQAVIPPTS; this is encoded by the coding sequence ATGCGTTTGATTCGCTCCATCGGTACGCTGGCACTCGGTGTCGTGGCCGCCTGCAGCAACGCGGAACCTCCCATGGCGCCCAACGCCACTCCTGTTGCACCCGATGGTTCTCTGCCGAACGGCACTGGCGTCACGGCGTCCTTCACGCGAACCGGCTACAACGTGACAGGCACCGCAACCCTGGTGATTGACAAAGGCGTCGCGCAACTCGACTTCTCCCCCGACTTTACCATTGCCAGCACGCCGGGGCCGTTTGTGTATCTCAACACCGATGCCAATCCGAATCGTGGACAGCCGCTGCGCGTTGCCGCCTTGCGGGCTCGCACGGGCGCTCAGCGGTATACCTTCCAGGTGCCGGCCGGCGTGCGCTACACCCACGTGATCATCTGGTGCGATCCGTTCAACGTCGGCATGGCACAGGCCGTCATTCCGCCCACGTCATAG